In Penaeus monodon isolate SGIC_2016 chromosome 7, NSTDA_Pmon_1, whole genome shotgun sequence, the following are encoded in one genomic region:
- the LOC119575158 gene encoding larval cuticle protein A2B-like: MRSPHTREYKSPRAPAGIRQLTHNSCRRLAHCSFENTMKVLLLLCLLGVALAAPQLRTQQQEDEDTPEPYNFTVLVADDELGNHQERVESQDENGVVQGQYAWVDAGGVRHVTTYSADPVNGFVSNTVQEQTDIRVVVPQPNPGP, from the exons ATGAGGTCACCACATACGAGGGAGTATAAAAGCCCCAGAGCACCGGCGGGGATACGTCAGTTAACACACAACTCCTGTCGGCGACTTGCACACTGCAGCTTCGAAAACACAATGAAG GTCCTTCTTCTTCTGTGCCTTTTGGGCGTCGCCTTGGCCGCTCCCCAGCTCCGAACGCAGCAACAGGAGGATGAG GACACCCCCGAACCATACAACTTCACTGTGTTGGTCGCCGATGATGAACTCGGGAACCACCAGGAGAGGGTCGAGTCGCAGGACGAAAACGGGGTCGTCCAGGGGCAGTACGCGTGGGTCGATGCCGGCGGCGTCCGTCACGTGACCACGTACTCTGCTGACCCCGTGAATGGCTTCGTG AGCAACACCGTGCAGGAGCAGACTGACATCCGCGTGGTGGTGCCCCAGCCAAACCCTGGCCCTTAA